From Salvia splendens isolate huo1 chromosome 16, SspV2, whole genome shotgun sequence, a single genomic window includes:
- the LOC121770504 gene encoding protein FAR-RED IMPAIRED RESPONSE 1-like produces MHKLATKVPNRLLRDEAFKKEFSACVWSDLLEPDEFEEGWKRVVESHGLEVIDWFNSLYEHRHFWIPAYSRDFPLGSMIRTTSISESENSFYKRILKPRANIAEFYLNFNHAVEFQRNSRTALDYHDATVLPILSTTLPFEKHASTLYTDTMFKRIQEEIVEGNDRCRVLGFSSTEFVDTYKLGDSNRKSYLVTLDRSDDSYYCECKLFGRHGYLCSHIFFLFRNNELKKIPDKYCQSRWMKTPLAKEVHGEFHDAFPTRSVVDDRQTVSKQGISMFYGFLRRFEGDIELLRAFVGGVEELGNSIQAGNPTTSASEKRRMIEEFYGMVRPEVVEVYPPDVVKT; encoded by the coding sequence GCTTGAGCCTGACGAATTTGAAGAGGGGTGGAAAAGAGTTGTGGAAAGTCATGGGTTGGAAGTCATTGACTGGTTTAACTCGTTGTACGAACACAGGCATTTCTGGATACCGGCGTATTCTAGAGATTTTCCACTGGGTTCGATGATTAGGACTACGTCCATTTCTGAATCGGAGAACAGTTTCTACAAAAGAATTTTGAAGCCCCGTGCGAACATAGCCGAGTTCTACTTGAATTTCAACCATGCTGTTGAGTTTCAGCGAAACAGTAGGACAGCTTTAGACTACCACGATGCCACTGTTTTGCCCATTTTGTCCACTACCTTGCCGTTCGAGAAACATGCTTCGACGCTATACACCGATACAATGTTCAAGAGAATACAGGAAGAAATCGTTGAGGGTAATGATAGATGTCGCGTGCTAGGATTTTCTTCGACTGAATTTGTTGACACATATAAGCTCGGGGATAGCAATCGCAAATCGTATTTGGTGACTCTTGATAGGAGTGATGATTCATATTATTGCGAATGCAAACTCTTCGGTAGGCATGGATATTTGTGCAGTCATATTTTTTTCCTGTTTAGGAACAATGAATTGAAGAAAATACCAGATAAATACTGCCAAAGCAGATGGATGAAGACTCCGCTAGCCAAGGAGGTCCATGGGGAGTTTCATGATGCCTTTCCTACCAGGTCTGTTGTTGACGATAGGCAAACAGTGTCAAAGCAAGGCATTTCTATGTTCTACGGTTTCCTCCGGCGATTTGAGGGGGACATTGAATTGCTAAGGGCATTTGTAGGCGGTGTGGAAGAACTTGGTAATTCTATACAAGCTGGGAATCCGACAACGTCAGCATCTGAAAAAAGGCGAATGATTGAAGAGTTTTATGGTATGGTGCGGCCTGAAGTGGTTGAGGTCTATCCTCCAGATGTTGTCAAGACCTAG